The Chitinophaga caeni genome segment TACCTTCTATCCTGGCAGGATTTTTATATAAAGCATCCAACGCTACTGATTCTAATACATTATTGAATATATTTCGCCGTGCCGATGTTCAAAGTAGTGGAAATTTCGGTGAAATGATAAAGGAAGGGATCACCCCTAACCTGGTTAGTAAGGGAGTGGACTTAGTGCAATCCATTTTTGGAAGTTCCAGTTTAGCGCTGGTAGAAAACTTGGCCCGGTACACGGGCATCAAAAATTCTTCGGCAGATTCAATAATCAATACCATTACCCCGATCACGATTAATGAACTCATGCAGGAAGCAAAGGGGAAGGATTTAAATATGCGTTCCATCTTACATCAATTGAACCAACAAAAGGAGCAGATTTTCAATGCTGTACCCAAGGATTTTGACCTGGCAGGCATTATCAAGGTTCATAACCTGCACACGGTAAATGATCGCTTTTCTGTACTAGCCACTTCACTAAGGGAACATTTGACAAAGCCGACCGAAAAGCCGGGTACCCGCTGGGGATTATTATTATGCATATTAATGGGAGTTGCCTTGATCTTGTGGTACCTGGTAAGGGGTTGTAATCCCGGTGCTTGATAAGTTTACTTAACATTCACCCTTATTGAACTGACAATCAATTATTT includes the following:
- a CDS encoding DUF937 domain-containing protein, encoding MANDIIHSIENALGPDYSTLLATQLHESGDAVQKSIKTIVPSILAGFLYKASNATDSNTLLNIFRRADVQSSGNFGEMIKEGITPNLVSKGVDLVQSIFGSSSLALVENLARYTGIKNSSADSIINTITPITINELMQEAKGKDLNMRSILHQLNQQKEQIFNAVPKDFDLAGIIKVHNLHTVNDRFSVLATSLREHLTKPTEKPGTRWGLLLCILMGVALILWYLVRGCNPGA